From Burkholderia pseudomultivorans, the proteins below share one genomic window:
- the fdhA gene encoding formaldehyde dehydrogenase, glutathione-independent, giving the protein MSSNRGVVYLGPGKVEVQKIDYPKMVDPSGRAIGHGVILKVVSTNICGSDQHMVRGRTTAPIGLVLGHEITGEVVEIGRDVETLKLGDLVSVPFNVACGRCAMCKDTHTGVCLNVNPSRAGGAYGYVDMGGWIGGQAEYVLVPYADFNLLKFPDRDQAMAKIRDLTCLSDILPTGYHGAVSAGVKPGSTVYIAGAGPVGMAAAASARLLGAAVTIVGDMNAERLAHAKAMGFETVDLSKDATLGEQIEQILGVPEIDCAVDCVGFEAHGHGSSGHSEEAPATVLNSLMEITRPAGAIGIPGLYVTDDPGAKDKAAQHGSLSIRFGLGWAKSHSFFTGQTPVLKYNRNLMQAILFDRLPIAKIVNVSVISLDDAPEGYKKFDGGAPRKFVIDPHGLLAA; this is encoded by the coding sequence ATGAGCAGCAATCGAGGTGTCGTCTATCTTGGGCCGGGCAAGGTCGAGGTGCAGAAGATCGATTATCCGAAGATGGTCGATCCGAGCGGCCGCGCGATCGGCCACGGCGTGATTCTCAAGGTGGTCAGCACGAACATCTGCGGCTCCGATCAGCACATGGTGCGCGGCCGCACGACGGCGCCGATCGGTCTCGTGCTCGGTCACGAGATCACCGGCGAGGTGGTCGAGATCGGCCGCGACGTCGAGACGCTGAAGCTCGGCGATCTCGTGTCGGTGCCGTTCAACGTCGCGTGCGGCCGCTGCGCGATGTGCAAGGACACGCATACGGGCGTCTGCCTGAACGTGAACCCGTCGCGCGCCGGCGGCGCGTACGGCTATGTCGACATGGGCGGCTGGATCGGCGGCCAGGCCGAGTACGTGCTGGTGCCGTACGCGGACTTCAACCTGCTGAAATTCCCCGACCGCGACCAGGCGATGGCGAAGATCCGCGATCTGACCTGCCTGTCCGACATCCTGCCGACCGGTTATCACGGCGCAGTCAGCGCGGGCGTGAAGCCCGGCTCGACCGTCTATATCGCGGGCGCGGGCCCGGTCGGGATGGCTGCCGCCGCATCGGCGCGCCTGCTCGGCGCGGCCGTGACGATCGTCGGCGACATGAACGCTGAACGCCTCGCGCACGCGAAGGCGATGGGCTTCGAGACGGTCGACCTGTCGAAGGACGCGACGCTCGGCGAGCAGATCGAGCAGATCCTCGGCGTGCCGGAGATCGACTGCGCGGTCGACTGCGTCGGCTTCGAAGCGCATGGCCACGGCTCGTCGGGCCACTCGGAAGAGGCGCCCGCGACGGTGCTGAACTCGCTGATGGAAATCACGCGGCCGGCCGGCGCGATCGGCATCCCGGGCCTGTACGTGACCGACGATCCGGGCGCGAAGGACAAGGCCGCGCAGCACGGCAGCCTGAGCATCCGCTTCGGCCTCGGCTGGGCGAAGTCGCATTCGTTCTTCACGGGCCAGACGCCGGTGCTGAAATACAACCGCAACCTGATGCAGGCGATCCTGTTCGACCGGCTGCCGATCGCGAAGATCGTCAACGTGTCGGTGATCTCGCTCGACGATGCGCCGGAAGGCTACAAGAAGTTCGACGGCGGCGCGCCGCGCAAATTCGTCATCGATCCGCACGGCCTGCTCGCGGCCTGA
- a CDS encoding LysR substrate-binding domain-containing protein, which translates to MAKSLPLAALHTFVEVARCGSMKQAAELLCLSPGAVSQHVRNLEDRLAVRLFERNGRELELTGTGRALFDQLAGGFGEIEAAWANVHGANRRVVRLTVTTTASFANTWLVQRLGSFNARYPEIEISVETRAQLVDLRRDYVDVAIRHGLGRYPGHASFRIWTPELWPVCSPQLLDPARPIEQPADCLSYPLLQDADRADWALWLRAQGIDDARAQRGASFSEDALLIRAAVAGQGIALVRDIYAQHEVAAGRLVRVLARPWPTELSYYVVCSEARQHEWKIAAFRDWLAREIGDDGADAPHALLP; encoded by the coding sequence ATGGCCAAGTCACTCCCTCTCGCCGCGCTGCACACCTTCGTCGAGGTGGCGCGATGCGGCAGCATGAAGCAGGCGGCCGAGCTGCTGTGCCTGTCGCCCGGCGCCGTCAGCCAGCATGTCCGCAATCTCGAGGACCGGCTCGCCGTGCGCCTGTTCGAACGCAACGGCCGCGAGCTCGAACTGACCGGAACCGGGCGGGCGCTGTTCGACCAGCTCGCCGGCGGCTTCGGCGAGATCGAGGCCGCGTGGGCGAACGTGCACGGCGCGAACCGGCGCGTCGTGCGCCTCACGGTGACGACCACCGCGTCGTTCGCGAATACGTGGCTCGTGCAGCGGCTCGGCTCGTTCAATGCGCGCTACCCCGAAATCGAAATCTCCGTCGAGACGCGCGCGCAACTGGTCGACCTGCGCCGCGACTACGTCGACGTCGCGATCCGGCACGGGCTGGGCCGTTATCCGGGCCATGCGTCGTTCCGGATCTGGACGCCGGAGCTGTGGCCCGTATGCAGCCCGCAGCTGCTCGATCCGGCGCGGCCGATCGAACAGCCGGCCGACTGCCTGTCATACCCGCTGCTGCAGGATGCGGACCGCGCCGACTGGGCGCTGTGGCTGCGCGCGCAGGGCATCGACGATGCGCGCGCGCAGCGCGGCGCGAGCTTCAGCGAGGACGCGCTGCTGATTCGCGCCGCGGTGGCCGGGCAGGGCATCGCGCTGGTGCGCGACATCTATGCGCAGCACGAGGTCGCGGCCGGGCGGCTGGTGCGCGTGCTGGCGCGGCCCTGGCCGACCGAGCTGTCCTATTACGTCGTGTGCAGCGAGGCCCGCCAGCACGAATGGAAGATCGCCGCGTTTCGCGACTGGCTCGCGCGGGAAATCGGCGACGACGGCGCCGACGCGCCGCACGCGCTATTGCCGTGA
- a CDS encoding DMT family transporter, giving the protein MNALQLVTLAAIWGASFLFMRMGAPAFGVVPLIALRVAIAALLLSPVLRDAGARRELRTHVVPLFVVGVTNSALPFCLLTYAALFVTAGTDSILNATTPLWAAIVAYLWLRAPLTKPQAIGLALGFAGVVVLAGSAVGAGTAGAPGAIAAAMIATLSYGFAAHYSKRRLANVRPFVSAFGSQLFAALVLAPLAAPMWPGSAVPAAAWIAVVLLGALCTAVAYLLYFGLIRSAGAQYAASVTFLIPIFGVVWGAIFLHETVTVQTVAGCAIILLGTALATGKIKGFTAAVARGSRQ; this is encoded by the coding sequence ATGAATGCATTGCAGCTCGTGACCCTCGCGGCAATCTGGGGCGCGTCGTTCCTGTTCATGCGAATGGGCGCGCCGGCGTTCGGCGTCGTCCCGCTGATCGCACTGCGCGTCGCGATCGCCGCGCTGCTGTTGTCGCCGGTGCTGCGCGACGCCGGCGCGCGGCGCGAACTGCGTACGCACGTCGTGCCGCTGTTCGTGGTCGGCGTGACCAATTCGGCGCTGCCGTTCTGCCTGCTGACCTATGCGGCGCTGTTCGTGACGGCCGGCACCGACTCGATCCTGAACGCAACCACGCCGCTATGGGCCGCGATCGTCGCCTACCTGTGGCTGCGCGCGCCGCTGACGAAACCGCAGGCGATCGGGCTGGCACTCGGCTTCGCCGGGGTCGTCGTGCTCGCCGGCTCGGCGGTCGGCGCGGGCACGGCCGGCGCGCCGGGCGCGATCGCCGCCGCGATGATCGCGACGCTGTCGTACGGATTCGCCGCGCACTACTCGAAGCGCAGGCTCGCGAACGTACGGCCGTTCGTGTCCGCGTTCGGCAGCCAGTTGTTCGCCGCGCTCGTCCTCGCGCCGCTGGCGGCGCCGATGTGGCCCGGCAGCGCCGTTCCGGCCGCCGCATGGATCGCCGTCGTGCTGCTCGGCGCGCTCTGCACGGCCGTCGCATACCTGCTGTATTTCGGGCTGATCCGCAGCGCCGGCGCGCAGTACGCGGCGTCGGTCACGTTCCTGATCCCGATCTTCGGCGTCGTCTGGGGCGCGATCTTCCTGCACGAAACGGTCACCGTGCAGACCGTCGCCGGCTGCGCGATCATCCTGCTCGGCACCGCGCTCGCGACCGGCAAGATCAAGGGCTTCACGGCTGCCGTCGCGCGCGGCTCACGGCAATAG
- a CDS encoding PLP-dependent aminotransferase family protein, which yields MKRYAMLAGTIADSIRRGDLAPGARIPTVRAACRAYHVSPSTVFRAYYALESEGLIVARARSGYFVANLDDRHLRTGHDLPRKRAVAPPDDGALFRLLDSISCEDIVPLGSAFASYSLFPMSSLWRYAATAARNMDRSQVLSGFPPGDDGLRRQIALRYLTAGAALPLDEIIITTGALDALTLSLQTLTRPGDVVAIERPAFHAALQAVRRLHLKAVEIPVDPRTGLDLDALAEALDTHPVRACWFMTSFHNPTGATLSDERKRALIELLAARRVPLIEDDVYNELHFGPSPARPAKLYDDKGLVLHCGSFSKCLAPGFRIGWVAAGRYVQQIRHASCTGAPSADLTAQIAISRYLRDGGYDRFLRRLRRNLAAHQAQMLAAVRAYFPQGTEVFAPRGGYFLWIELPPRVDALRLFGAAMENGISIAPGPIFSMTGGFRRYVRLNYGRPWTPAVESAMQTIGTLATRQRDSE from the coding sequence ATGAAGCGTTATGCGATGCTCGCCGGAACGATCGCCGATTCGATCCGGCGCGGAGATCTGGCCCCGGGTGCGCGCATCCCGACGGTGCGCGCCGCCTGTCGCGCGTATCACGTCAGCCCGTCCACCGTGTTCCGCGCGTACTACGCGCTCGAGAGCGAGGGACTGATCGTCGCACGTGCACGGTCCGGTTATTTCGTGGCGAACCTCGACGACCGCCACCTGCGCACCGGGCACGATCTGCCGCGCAAGCGGGCCGTGGCGCCGCCCGACGACGGCGCGCTGTTTCGCCTGCTCGATTCCATCAGCTGCGAGGACATCGTTCCGCTCGGCTCGGCGTTCGCGAGCTATTCGCTGTTTCCGATGAGCAGCCTGTGGCGATACGCGGCGACGGCAGCGCGCAACATGGATCGCAGCCAGGTGCTGTCCGGCTTCCCGCCCGGCGACGACGGACTGCGTCGCCAGATCGCGCTGCGCTACCTGACCGCCGGCGCGGCGCTCCCGCTCGACGAGATCATCATCACGACCGGCGCGCTCGACGCGCTGACGCTCAGCCTGCAGACGCTGACGCGCCCCGGCGACGTGGTCGCGATCGAGCGCCCCGCATTTCACGCGGCACTGCAGGCCGTGCGGCGGCTGCACCTGAAGGCCGTCGAAATCCCGGTCGATCCGCGCACCGGGCTCGATCTCGATGCGCTCGCCGAAGCGCTCGACACGCATCCGGTACGCGCCTGCTGGTTCATGACGTCGTTCCACAATCCGACCGGCGCGACCTTGTCCGACGAACGCAAGCGCGCGCTGATCGAGCTGCTCGCCGCGCGCCGCGTGCCGCTGATCGAGGACGACGTGTACAACGAACTGCATTTCGGACCGTCGCCGGCGCGTCCCGCGAAGCTGTATGACGATAAGGGGCTGGTGCTCCACTGCGGGTCGTTTTCGAAGTGCCTCGCGCCCGGCTTCCGGATCGGCTGGGTCGCGGCCGGACGCTACGTACAGCAGATCAGGCACGCGTCGTGCACCGGCGCACCGTCGGCCGACCTCACCGCGCAAATCGCCATTTCCCGCTATCTGCGCGACGGCGGCTACGACCGGTTCCTGCGCAGGCTGCGGCGCAATCTGGCCGCGCACCAGGCGCAGATGCTCGCGGCCGTGCGCGCGTATTTTCCACAGGGGACCGAAGTATTTGCACCGCGCGGCGGCTATTTTCTGTGGATCGAGCTGCCGCCGCGCGTCGATGCGCTGCGCCTGTTCGGCGCCGCGATGGAAAACGGCATCAGCATCGCGCCCGGACCGATCTTTTCGATGACCGGCGGATTCCGTCGCTACGTCCGGCTCAACTACGGCCGACCGTGGACGCCCGCCGTGGAGAGCGCGATGCAGACCATCGGTACGCTGGCGACCCGCCAGCGCGATTCGGAGTAG